Genomic segment of Acinetobacter larvae:
ATGGTCAGGGCTCTAGTCGTGACTGGGCGGCCAAGGGTGTACGCCTAGCCGGCGTGGAAGTGATTGTGGCTGAAGGCTTTGAGCGTATTCACCGGACCAATTTGGTTGGTATGGGGGTACTTCCTTTAGAGTTTAAGGCTGGCACCAACCGTAAGACATTGGCTCTTGATGGTACAGAGCTTTATAGTGTGGTTGGGCATCTTGCACCACGGACCACTTTAACGTTACAGATTGAACGACAAGATGGCAGTTTGCTTGAAGTCCCTGTAACCTGTCGTTTAGATACCGAAGAAGAAGTACATGTATATGGTGCGGGTGGTGTGTTACAGCGTTTTGCACAAGACTTTTTGGAAAGTAGTGCCATGGCTTAAAGCATTGCAATGAATGAATGCTTTTCATATTGACCTTAAAGATCAGTGATAGACCAGACCTATCGTGAGAGATATGACCTATGGCTAGGTGAGCTAGCAATAAACACGGTCTATCACTGATTGTTTATTCTTTGTTTAATTTATACTTTGCTTAAATTTATACTTCGCTTAAAAAGCTTCCATCAACAGAGTGGTTTTATCATGTTCAAAGTTGCGCTACGTCATATGCTCTTGAGTGTATTGCTGTGCAGTACCGTGTGGCTTTACGGCCATGCCGAAGAGATTGATGCCAAAAAACCACAATGGCAAATACTGCAACAGGAATTTAAAAGCTATATCCCGCAACATTACACCTTGTTTGCTGCGGTATCGGGCGATTTAAATGGTGATGGGGTTGACGATATGGTTTTGATCGTCAAAGGAACTGATCCCAAGCAATGGGTGGATGATCAGTATCGTGGGCGACTTGATCGCAATCGCCGCGGTCTAATTGTTCTATTAAATCAAAATGGTCAATATAGACCAGTGCTGAAGAACCTGGATTGCTTCTCTTCTGAAAATGAAGAGGGTGGGGTATATTTTCCGCCAGAGTTGTTGGTCGAAATTGATAAAGGCTTACTCAATATCCGTTATCTGCATGGTCGTTATGGTCATTGGGGATATAGCTTTCGTTTAAAGGGACAAGATCTAGCTTTGATCGGTTTTGAGGGCTCTAACAATTTTGGACCCTATATTCGGCGTCAAACCAGTATTAACTTTATAACGCAACGCGAATTAACCCGAACAAATTTAAATGCAGCACAAGATGAGGTTGAGCCTCCTCGTTTTGCAGAAAAGTGGTCGAAGGTCAATTATCCAAGTTATTACCTTTCTAAAATCAAAGATTTTGATGATTTCAGTTTTGATTAAAAGGATGGCGGGTGGTCAGGTCTTTTGTCATGATGTTCATATTAAACAGCGACACATGCTCAATGGCATAGGTCGCTGCGATTTGTAAGTGGGCTTGCATTGGCTTTACATCTATTCAAGCCCAGCTGCAATATACCGGGTGGATCCAACACGCAGTTTTTAGCACACATTGTGTTTGAGCGCTGATCTGTAGACCCTAAATTCAGGACTTAAGTTTTAGGGTCTAAGTTTTAGAGCTTAAGTTTTAGGGTTTAAGCAGACAAACAGCGTTTGCAGAATAACCACATGGCGAAAATAAATACCATAAAGCCGAGTATATTTGCCATAAGCTCCCAGTTGGGCAATGCAATCGCAAGTGGCGCATCTGAGCCGCCCAGACTGGTTGATGTCACAATGATCATTGCCAAAACAACCCCCATCAGGCTTTCACCAACAATCAGTCCTGCCGCAAATAACGTACCGCGATTTTCAACCTGTAGCAGTCGTGCTTCGCCATTGTTTTGACGACGTACATGACGTTTGATGAGCCAAAATAATAATGCGCCAAAAAATAATGGAATATTGACACTCGGGGGAAGATAGATGCCCAAACCTACAGCCAAGACGGGCAAGGCTAAATGACCATGACTGATACGTTTGAGAATGAAATCGATCAAAATCAGCACAGCACCTAAAACTATGCCAATGAAAATATAATCCCAGAGTAACTGCTGCGAAAATATGCCTTGTGCAATGGTACTCATGAGTAAGGCTTGTGGTGCTGCGAGGGTTTGGCTGAGATCCATATTGGCGCGTGGTAAAGCACCACTAAAACCATAAGCATAGTAGAGTAATTCTAATACTGGTGCGATGATCAATGCACCGACGACACAGCCAATCATCAAGGAAATTTGTTGCTTGGCTGGTGTTGCATGTAATAAATAGCCGGTTTTTAAATCTTGTAAATTGTCATTGGCAATCGCGGCAATGGCAACCACCGCCGACGTGGCAAAAATAGCCAATGCAGTAAGAAAGTGATTTAGGTTTTGTCCTTGTTGTTCACTAACACTATGGCTGAGCATGAGCAATAAAACTGAAAAAAGTAATATTGCCAATATACCGATGCCTGAAATCGGACTAGAAGAAGAGCCCACCAAGCCCGCCATATAACCACAGGCTGCCGCAACCAAGAAACCAATCAACATGGTTAATACTGTAACCAATGCCACCAAAGCCCATGCCCAAGTCAGTGCCAAGCCTGAACTTGCGACAAAATAATAAAAAGTCACATAGAGCAGTACCGCGACTAGACTGATCATGAGCAGCATATATTTGGGGGGTAAATCACGTGAAGCACGAGGAACGCTGTGTTGGTCGGTTTTACTCTGGTAGGCTTGGATGGATAATTTTACCCCTTGCAACATGGGTTTAAAAAGCACCAATAAAGTCCAGATTGCCGCAATGCCAATGGTTCCAACCCCAATCATACGAACTTTTTCTTTCCAGATTTGATTGGCATAGGTGGCAATGTCTAATTGCTCTGGCATAGGGGCTATGGCGCTAAAAAATGGCACCGCCACTCCCCACGTGATGGCAATACCAACCAAAATCGCAATACCTGAGCCAATGCCAATTAAGGAACCTGCACCCAAGAGGGCCAGTGAATAGCCCAGAGGAATTTGAAATATCGCTGCACTTGCTTTTAACCAGAGACTACTGCTGTCGGTGAGTAGACGTAGACCGCCTGTCATAAAGCTGATGAGGGCTGCAAAAAGCCCACCATAAACAATTTCTTTGGCATTACTACTTTGATGTGTTGTTGCTGCGCTGCTTGATTCAGCTTCCTGAATAATCTCTCCTTGCGCATTGGCAATGCGTCCTTTGCTTGCGGTCTTTAAAATTTCAGCAGCTGCGATACCTTCTGGATAAGGCAGTGGGCTATTGACCACCATGACATGACGCAGAGGAATGGTGAATATAACGCCTAAAATACCACCTGCCATACAGATCAAGGCTGTTTGCCAAAACGGGAAATCTTGCCAATAACCAATCATCAACAGTCCTGGTAATACAAAGATGACGGAAGATAATGTCCCCGCAGCAGAAGCTTGGGTTTGTACTTGATTATTTTCTAAGATGTTTGAATCTTTCGCCCATTTTAGAATAGCCATTGACAGTACTGCCGCAGGAATAGACGATGCAAAGGTTAAACCAACTTTTAGACCGAGATAGATATTTGACGCTGTGAAAACGATGGTGATGAGTATTCCTAACACGATACCACGCAGTGTGAGTTCGCGATAACCGTCAAAAGGATCACTATAGATCGGTTTATTTTTCATTTAAAATCCCTATCGATAAAACTACGCCAATCATTGTAATTTTCGGCGTTTTAATTGTTACGCTCAGTCGAGCAATCTGCTGATGTGCTCAAACTGATGAACCGCGTATTTAGTGCTTAAGTATAGTATTAGCCTGATATGGATTGACAGTCATTTCGTTGCTTGCCATGTCGTAGCGCACAAACTTAGTGGAAACAATGACGATACCCGCATGCCACTCCATAAGGTTTTTTACAGTTAAAAACCGCGGCAAGCGAATAAGCTAAAGAATGAAGCATTATGATGTTTTAGACTTAGAAAAAATCGGAGAATAAATATGAAAAATAGCGATATCAGTCTAAGCGATCTGCTGATCGCAATCGTGCTTAGTGCGATATCATTGAGCTTAGTCATTAAGTTTGTTGGGTGGAATTATGAATTTTTGTCCAAATGGGGCTTGGTGCATCAAGTTTTAGCGATCAGTGATAATCCTTGGTATATACGTTCGATGCTATTTGACTTTTTAATTGATGCTTTATCTTTATTATGGCTAATTTATTTAACGTTATTGTACTCAAATCGGGATGTGCGTTTTTTGCGCTATGCAATATATAGTTTTATTGCTTTACTGCTTAGCGATACACTGAAAATCTTCATTTCTTATCAAAGCTTAGGACAAGCAAAGTTACAAGATGCTTTGTATTTTCATGATGAAATTATTTACCATCTGCTGATGACGCTATTGTTGACCCCTTATTTATTATTCTCAAAAGGGCTAAAACGAATTTTTGTAGCGCATACGAAAATATTTTAATGTTGATCATTTTTACTTTGCTTATACGCTGAAATTGAACAGGACTGTGCTGAATAGAGCGCAGTTAAAAATTCAATTGACAGTCATTTTGCTGCTTGCTATGTTGCGCCGCACAAATTTAGCAGAAACAATGACGATACCCTCATGGCACTGAACGATCATTTTATTTATAGCCCGCCACAACAGCCATTAAGTAAAATATACGAGGATGAAGACATCATTATTATAGATAAACCTGCCGGTTTATTATCTGTGATGGGGCGTTTGCCTGAGCATCAGGACAGTGCTTATTTACGGATATTGGCAGAATATCCAGCAGCCAAAGTGACGCATCGTTTAGATATGGCGACCTCTGGATTATTGATGTTTGCCAAGCATCGTACAGCCGAGGTTGCGATCAGTAAACTTTTTCAAGCGCGTCAAATCGAAAAACAATATATAGCATGGGTACAAGGTCAAATTGCAGCACAGGGTCAAGTCGATGTTCCCTTGCTGACGGATTGGGATAATCGCCCTAAACAACGGGTAGATTTTGCGCTTGGCAAACACGCGTTAACGCTATTTCGTTTACAACATTATGATGCGGTCGCAGATATCAGTCGTGTACAACTCACGCCCATGACAGGACGCTCGCATCAATTACGTGTGCATATGCAATATATCGGTCATCCGATTATGGGAGATAAGTTGTATCATCCCAATGCCAAGGCAGGTCATTTCACACGAATGGCTTTACATGCTTATCAACTGACTTTTTCTCATCCTATAACAGGGCAAGCCTTGCAGGTTGAAGCGCAGACGCCATTTTAGAGTGTAGTTATTTAAAATGCGCCGTGTGGTATTTTAAGCTTGCCATTTTTAGAATACCTGTGCATTGCTGGCAAAAGGAAACGCCTGTCGCTGAGTAGGAAAATTGGCATGCTGCTATGGAGATTGGATGTTTGTATAAACTCATCGTGAAAGTGTCATAAAAACATGTTAGTTTGATGAGATAAATTGCCTTTGGAGCACCAAGATGAATAATAATGTTGAACAAAACCTTGAACGAAATGACTTACAGTTTCCAGCGGATGAAAATGGTGAATTACTTTGGCAAATGTATTTAGATGGCAATGATTTATCTGAAGTACATCAAATAGAGTTCTCTCTTTTATTTACCGATCAGAAAAAATTAGAACAGTGCGCGTTATTTTTATTACATGAAGAACAAAAACTCGCATTTTTTGAAGATGATGTTCAACCTGAATTATGGGTTTTGACGGTATTTGTCGATATGGTTCCTGACCATGAAGA
This window contains:
- a CDS encoding OPT family oligopeptide transporter, which codes for MKNKPIYSDPFDGYRELTLRGIVLGILITIVFTASNIYLGLKVGLTFASSIPAAVLSMAILKWAKDSNILENNQVQTQASAAGTLSSVIFVLPGLLMIGYWQDFPFWQTALICMAGGILGVIFTIPLRHVMVVNSPLPYPEGIAAAEILKTASKGRIANAQGEIIQEAESSSAATTHQSSNAKEIVYGGLFAALISFMTGGLRLLTDSSSLWLKASAAIFQIPLGYSLALLGAGSLIGIGSGIAILVGIAITWGVAVPFFSAIAPMPEQLDIATYANQIWKEKVRMIGVGTIGIAAIWTLLVLFKPMLQGVKLSIQAYQSKTDQHSVPRASRDLPPKYMLLMISLVAVLLYVTFYYFVASSGLALTWAWALVALVTVLTMLIGFLVAAACGYMAGLVGSSSSPISGIGILAILLFSVLLLMLSHSVSEQQGQNLNHFLTALAIFATSAVVAIAAIANDNLQDLKTGYLLHATPAKQQISLMIGCVVGALIIAPVLELLYYAYGFSGALPRANMDLSQTLAAPQALLMSTIAQGIFSQQLLWDYIFIGIVLGAVLILIDFILKRISHGHLALPVLAVGLGIYLPPSVNIPLFFGALLFWLIKRHVRRQNNGEARLLQVENRGTLFAAGLIVGESLMGVVLAMIIVTSTSLGGSDAPLAIALPNWELMANILGFMVFIFAMWLFCKRCLSA
- a CDS encoding RluA family pseudouridine synthase, which codes for MALNDHFIYSPPQQPLSKIYEDEDIIIIDKPAGLLSVMGRLPEHQDSAYLRILAEYPAAKVTHRLDMATSGLLMFAKHRTAEVAISKLFQARQIEKQYIAWVQGQIAAQGQVDVPLLTDWDNRPKQRVDFALGKHALTLFRLQHYDAVADISRVQLTPMTGRSHQLRVHMQYIGHPIMGDKLYHPNAKAGHFTRMALHAYQLTFSHPITGQALQVEAQTPF
- a CDS encoding ribonuclease E inhibitor RraB, yielding MNNNVEQNLERNDLQFPADENGELLWQMYLDGNDLSEVHQIEFSLLFTDQKKLEQCALFLLHEEQKLAFFEDDVQPELWVLTVFVDMVPDHEDITALEQWFIGIAAQHGAEYDGWGCVGYIYEFDQDEDEYSN